The Medicago truncatula cultivar Jemalong A17 chromosome 4, MtrunA17r5.0-ANR, whole genome shotgun sequence genome includes a region encoding these proteins:
- the LOC25491317 gene encoding O-fucosyltransferase 13 isoform X1, with the protein MVVFSVKPLFTIFVVSLTLLVVLTLLSPRNPFSQNPISQQPSLGEVDIWSVRRLMEWRPCKWWLQGHLTALPLETNGYIRVDCYGGLNQMRRDFCDGVGIARLLNASLVLPKFEVASYWNETSGFADVYDVDYFMQHMNGFVKVVKTLPPEIATKEPVQVDCSKRKGQFDYVESVLPSLLKHKYISITPAMSQRRDRYPLHAKAALCQACYKALRLAKPLETKASKLLDAIPKPFLSLHLRFEPDMVAYSQCQYTGLSPASIKAVEAAVALVERKPWTGELARIWRQRGKCPLTPNETALILQSLSIPPTTNIYLAAGDGLMEIEGLTDIYTNIFTKSSLLNEEDFTSMHGNTKAALDYYISINSDSYMATYFGNMDKMVAAMRAFKGLYKTLFLSRRGFAELTSQGLRGKELMQALWKVHRDEFVAGRGSALPECFCEFKL; encoded by the exons ATGGTCGTTTTCTCTGTAAAACCCTTATTCACCATCTTCGTCGTTTCACTCACTCTCCTTGTCGTTTTGACATTGTTATCACCTCGTAACCCTTTCTCCCAGAATCCTATTTCTCAACAACCCTCACT AGGGGAGGTAGATATATGGAGTGTTCGGAGACTCATGGAATGGAGACCTTGCAAATGGTGGTTACAAGGGCATCTAACAG CTCTACCATTAGAAACCAATGGATATATCAGAGTGGATTGCTACGGAGGCCTCAATCAGATGCGAAGAGAT TTCTGTGATGGTGTGGGAATCGCCCGGCTGTTAAATGCATCTCTTGTCTTGCCAAAGTTTGAAGTGGCTTCATATTGGAATGAAACAAG TGGTTTTGCGGATGTGTATGATGTAGACTACTTCATGCAACATATGAATGGCTTTGTCAAAGTCGTCAAAACGTTACCACCGGAGATTGCTACAAAAGAACCAGTTCAAGTGGACTGTAGCAAAAGGAAAGGCCAATTTGATTATGTTGAAAGCGTTCTCCCATCTCTGTTAAAACACAAATACATTTCAATCACACCAGCAATGTCCCAAAGAAGAGACAG ATATCCTTTGCATGCAAAAGCTGCTCTTTGTCAAGCTTGTTACAAGGCGTTACGTCTCGCCAAACCACTGGAAACGAAAGCCTCTAAGCTTCTAGATGCAATACCTAAACCCTTTTTGTCTCTCCACCTTCGTTTTGAGCCCGACATGGTTGCATACAGTCAGTGCCAATACACGGGCCTTTCACCTGCTTCCATCAAAGCTGTAGAAGCTGCAGTAGCACTAGTGGAGAGAAAACCATGGACTGGAGAGTTAGCCCGCATTTGGAGACAACGTGGGAAGTGTCCCCTCACACCTAATGAGACAGCTTTAATACTTCAATCTCTTTCTATTCCGCCAACCACGAATATATATCTGGCAGCTGGAGATGGTCTGATGGAAATCGAAGGATTAACAGATATTTACACCAACATATTCACCAAGTCTAGCCTTCTCAATGAAGAAGACTTCACAAGCATGCATGGAAATACAAAAGCTGCTTTGGATTATTATATATCTATCAATAGTGATTCCTATATGGCTACATATTTTGGGAACATGGACAAGATGGTTGCAGCAATGAGAGCTTTCAAAGGGTTGTATAAAACTCTATTTTTAAGTAGAAGAGGATTTGCTGAATTAACCTCACAAGGTCTTAGAGGAAAAGAGTTGATGCAAGCCCTATGGAAGGTTCACAGAGATGAGTTTGTCGCGGGAAGAGGCTCTGCTCTTCCTGAGTGTTTTTGTGAATTCAAGTTGTGA
- the LOC25491317 gene encoding O-fucosyltransferase 13 isoform X2 yields MRRDFCDGVGIARLLNASLVLPKFEVASYWNETSGFADVYDVDYFMQHMNGFVKVVKTLPPEIATKEPVQVDCSKRKGQFDYVESVLPSLLKHKYISITPAMSQRRDRYPLHAKAALCQACYKALRLAKPLETKASKLLDAIPKPFLSLHLRFEPDMVAYSQCQYTGLSPASIKAVEAAVALVERKPWTGELARIWRQRGKCPLTPNETALILQSLSIPPTTNIYLAAGDGLMEIEGLTDIYTNIFTKSSLLNEEDFTSMHGNTKAALDYYISINSDSYMATYFGNMDKMVAAMRAFKGLYKTLFLSRRGFAELTSQGLRGKELMQALWKVHRDEFVAGRGSALPECFCEFKL; encoded by the exons ATGCGAAGAGAT TTCTGTGATGGTGTGGGAATCGCCCGGCTGTTAAATGCATCTCTTGTCTTGCCAAAGTTTGAAGTGGCTTCATATTGGAATGAAACAAG TGGTTTTGCGGATGTGTATGATGTAGACTACTTCATGCAACATATGAATGGCTTTGTCAAAGTCGTCAAAACGTTACCACCGGAGATTGCTACAAAAGAACCAGTTCAAGTGGACTGTAGCAAAAGGAAAGGCCAATTTGATTATGTTGAAAGCGTTCTCCCATCTCTGTTAAAACACAAATACATTTCAATCACACCAGCAATGTCCCAAAGAAGAGACAG ATATCCTTTGCATGCAAAAGCTGCTCTTTGTCAAGCTTGTTACAAGGCGTTACGTCTCGCCAAACCACTGGAAACGAAAGCCTCTAAGCTTCTAGATGCAATACCTAAACCCTTTTTGTCTCTCCACCTTCGTTTTGAGCCCGACATGGTTGCATACAGTCAGTGCCAATACACGGGCCTTTCACCTGCTTCCATCAAAGCTGTAGAAGCTGCAGTAGCACTAGTGGAGAGAAAACCATGGACTGGAGAGTTAGCCCGCATTTGGAGACAACGTGGGAAGTGTCCCCTCACACCTAATGAGACAGCTTTAATACTTCAATCTCTTTCTATTCCGCCAACCACGAATATATATCTGGCAGCTGGAGATGGTCTGATGGAAATCGAAGGATTAACAGATATTTACACCAACATATTCACCAAGTCTAGCCTTCTCAATGAAGAAGACTTCACAAGCATGCATGGAAATACAAAAGCTGCTTTGGATTATTATATATCTATCAATAGTGATTCCTATATGGCTACATATTTTGGGAACATGGACAAGATGGTTGCAGCAATGAGAGCTTTCAAAGGGTTGTATAAAACTCTATTTTTAAGTAGAAGAGGATTTGCTGAATTAACCTCACAAGGTCTTAGAGGAAAAGAGTTGATGCAAGCCCTATGGAAGGTTCACAGAGATGAGTTTGTCGCGGGAAGAGGCTCTGCTCTTCCTGAGTGTTTTTGTGAATTCAAGTTGTGA
- the LOC25491318 gene encoding uncharacterized protein At2g34160, whose protein sequence is MEAITEGVNNVNITDSIKKNRIQVSNTKKPLFFYVNLAKRYMQQHNEVELSALGMAIATVVTVAEILKNNGLAVEKKIMTSTVDIKDDSRGRPVQKAKIEILLGKTANFDELMAAAAAAAESGENGDIEEHTA, encoded by the exons ATGGAAGCAATCACAGAAGGAGTTAACAACGTCAACATCACCGATTCTATCAAGAAGAATCGTATTCAAGTCTCAAACACCAAAAAACCCCTCTTCTTTTACGTTAATCTCGCCAAG AGGTATATGCAACAGCATAATGAGGTTGAGCTTTCAGCACTAGGAATGG CTATTGCCACAGTGGTTACTGTTgctgaaattttgaaaaacaacgGGCTTGCTGTTGAAAAGA AAATCATGACTTCGACAGTTGATATAAAAGACGATTCTAGAGGCAGACCAGTCCAAAAAGCCAAG ATTGAAATATTACTCGGGAAGACTGCAAACTTCGACGAGTTGATGGCTGCTGCCGCAGCAGCTGCTGAAAGTGGCGAGAATGGAGATATTGAAGAGCACACTGCGTGA